CGCGACTGCCGTCGCGGGCGGCGCAGCCGGTGCTACCGCTGCGGTCCTCAGCCCGCCGAAAGAGCGTGGGAGCTTCCCGTGGCGCCGGGCGATCGTGCCCGCGGTCCTCGTGCTCGTCCTCGCCATCCTCGCGCTGCGCGGAGGCACCGAACGAAACGCCGCCGCCGATCGCACCAACGCGCCGCAGCGGACGCTGCAGCAGACCGTGGCCCCAACTGTTGCGCCGACGATCGCACCAACCGTCGCGCCCACGATCGCTCCCACCATCGCTCCCACCGTAGCGCCGACCGTAGCGCCGACCGTAGCGCCGACCGTCGCGCCGACGCCACCTGCGACAGCGACCGAGACCGAGCCCAATAACGCACCGGCGACCGCCAATCTCATCACGGTCGGCACGCATGCCGGAACGATCGCGCCGGTGGATGACGTCGACTTCTTCCGCATCACGGTCCCCGACAACACGACGGTGGCGCTGACGCTCCGCGCCGACACGCTACCCGGCGGTGCGATCGCGCTCTTCAACGCTGCCGGCGTGGAGGTCGCCCCTGAGGTCAACACCGGAGCCGACCGCGTCGCGCGCGTGGATTACGTCGTTCGCGATCCGGGCGCGTACTTCATCCGCGTGCGCGCGGCGCGCGGCGCCGGTACGACCGGGACGTACACGCTGAACTACACCGCGTCACGCTGAGAACCGCGAGCTAGTGCCGAGCGGTGACCTCGGCGTGCTGCGCCTCGGCGTTGCGGATGCGGCGGGTCAGGATCGGGAGTAACGCCAGCGCGATCTGCGGGTGGCTTTCGAGGATGCCGCGGAAGTGCCAGCGCTGGATGCCGAGCGCCGTCGTCGGCTCGACCGCCCGCGCGCTCGCTGAGCGCGGGAACTCATCGAGGAGCGCCATCTCGCCGAATACCTCTCCCGGACCGAGCGTCGCGAGCTTGACCTCTTTGCCGCCCTTGTCCTGGACGATGTCGACCTTCCCGGATCGGATGATGAACGCTCCGACGCCGGTGTCCCCCTGACGCACGATCTCCTGCCCCGGCTGGTAGCGCTGCTCGACGGCCGCGTTCGCGATCGCGTCGAGCGACTTCTGGTCGAGGTCCTCGAACCAGGAGACTTTCTTGAGGAATTCGGTGCTGACCGGCATGACGGCGGGATGGTAATGGTCCGCGAGATACTTCGCACCTGTGTCATTCCGGATCGAGACCGCGCGCGACATCGGCGCCTGCACCGCGACTGTGCCGATCCAGGAAGAGGTGTGGAGCGGAGACGTCGTCGTTCCGCCGCAGCTCCTCCTGGCGACCTGTCACAACGGCGGCTTCGTCGCGCTCGGGTACGCCGACGGTGACGAGCGCCCGGCCGGCTTCGTCTTCGGCTTCCTCGGCATCTACGATTACCACTTCCGTCACCACTCGCACATGCTCGCGGTGCGCGAGGCGTACCGCGGAAGCGGACTCGCGAAGGCACTCAAGGAAGCGCAACGCGATCACTGTCTCGATCAGGGCATCGAGGTCATCGCGTGGACCATGGACCCACTCGAGGCGCGCAACGCGACCTTCAACTTCGCGAAGCTCGGAGCATTCACGCGCGAGTACCACCG
This window of the Candidatus Limnocylindria bacterium genome carries:
- a CDS encoding cyclic nucleotide-binding domain-containing protein; this translates as MPVSTEFLKKVSWFEDLDQKSLDAIANAAVEQRYQPGQEIVRQGDTGVGAFIIRSGKVDIVQDKGGKEVKLATLGPGEVFGEMALLDEFPRSASARAVEPTTALGIQRWHFRGILESHPQIALALLPILTRRIRNAEAQHAEVTARH